In Coffea eugenioides isolate CCC68of unplaced genomic scaffold, Ceug_1.0 ScVebR1_707;HRSCAF=1429, whole genome shotgun sequence, the following are encoded in one genomic region:
- the LOC113758780 gene encoding dnaJ homolog subfamily B member 1-like, translating to MGKLCSKGFDKGISHRKAPPPVWCPLRCTLDELYNGVEKRIKFPGGRMKLLPDPGVIAPNADPETLVVEIPAGAKNGLKTVYPRRVILDDRKVPRDVIVDVIEEPHAEFHRQGNDLWAIRKIPLMEYVTSEALTIETLDKRLLTVPKIEPGCVIEIPNEGMPCWHGIGDTGSLFVSFEVIYPKNLSLTGEEKDELKKLLAKEETNVW from the exons ATGGGGAAGTTATGCTCGAAAGGTTTTGACAAGGGCATCAGCCATAGGAAAGCACCACCTCCGGTTTGGTGCCCATTGAGGTGCACTCTAGACGAGCTCTACAATGGAGTGGAAAAGAGGATCAAGTTTCCCGGAGGACGCATGAAGCTCCTCCCTGATCCTGG CGTGATAGCACCGAATGCGGATCCGGAGACGCTTGTGGTGGAAATCCCAGCGGGTGCAAAGAACGGCCTGAAAACTGTATATCCGCGCAGGGTCATTCTAGACGACAGAAAGGTCCCCAGGGATGTGATCGTTGACGTGATAGAAGAGCCTCATGCTGAATTCCACAGGCAGGGCAACGATTTGTGGGCTATAAGGAAAATTCCGCTGATGGAATACGTTACCAGTGAAGCCCTTACAATCGAAACATTGGATAAGCGTCTTCTAACTGTTCCGAAGATAGAACCTGGGTGTGTTATAGAGATTCCCAACGAAGGCATGCCTTGTTGGCACGGTATTGGGGATACAGGCTCCTTATTTGTCAGCTTTGAAGTTATCTACCCAAAGAATTTGAGTTTGACaggagaagaaaaagatgaactcaaaaagttGCTGGCTAAGGAGGAGACTAATGTGTGGTGA